TCCAAGCGGGAAATTTGCCACACATGCATCATATGTGAATTCAGATTTCTTAAAGGGATGTTATCTATTTAAAAGCAGAGAATAATTGGGGATAGTTGACGGAGGAGCTCTTCACCTTGTCCTTCCGTCGAGGTGTCCATGATGCCGTGTTTGACCTTCATGTGTCGGCTGAGGTTGCCCTTCAAGTTGAACTTGCTGGAGCAGTAAGGGCACTTAAAGGGCTTGCTACCGGCATGGAGATGCATGTGACCGAGGAGGTTGTACATTCTGTTGAACGACTTTCCGCACACCTGAGGGACaagaggcaacaaaaaaaaagtcagtaacCCCTTCCCTTTTCGGACGACTTTGTCCTGAACAGAAAACTCCACATGCCCCACTCACCTTGCATTTAAAAGGCTTGACGGGGAGGTGGACAATCATGTGCGTTTTGAGGGTCTGCTTCTGGACAAAGGTCTTGAAGCAGACGTGGCACTGGAAGGGCCTCACACTGGCGTGGATCAGCATGTGTCTCTTGAGGTTGGCAGACAGGGTGAACTCTCTGGCGCAGACGTCACACTTGAATTCTTTCATACCCTGAAGGAACAAGAAAAGTATTTGGTCCCTTTTAATTCATTTGGCACAAGTATACAGTTTAGAGAAATATTAATAATGAGTCAGGCACACAAGGACCTTGCATGGGATCATATGCACCCTGGCTTTGGTTTCAGCTCATTAGATTACACTagcaacccccccccacacacacacacacaccaccaccaccaccactatcTCTATCACCTCCCATAGTGTTAAAAGACAGAGTGGGAAAAAGTCTAGTGAAAATAACTAAACATTTCCTTGACTTTTATTTCAATAATTAGGCAGAGGCACGTCCAATGACTAAGATGTTTCTCTCCTATAGTATGAAACAGACTACAAAATGAAGTGGAGAGGCAAGAGTGATTCATCAGACACAAAGGGAAGTAGCTCTGCAAAcgacacacaacacaaagcgCATGCAAGAGGGGGGttgagccacacacacaaaaaaaaattcaaggcCTTTGAAGGCTATGTTTACAAAGCAACTGGTTTGGTGGAAAGGCTGTGATGTAAGTGTGCAATATATCCCCATTTTATGAGGAATAATAATACAGTGGACTCTTGGAGTGAGTGAAGCTAAAATGTCTTCCTGTAAATCCCTAAATcccttattttttttcacatctggataatgacatttttctattttaaatcgAGGTTTAGTAACGTGTGGTTGCATAAGGCGAGCTTTTCCAACATATCAAAACTGCTAGACAAAAGGGACATCTTTGGTGTTCGGTACCTTAAGTGGGAGGGTGCGCGCTGCCAGTACCTTGTGAGTTAGAGCGTGCTGTCGGAGGTGGTGGATCTGGACGAACTCCATGCCGCACTCGGGGCAAACGTAGGGCCGCACATTCTGGTGCTTCATCAGGTGGTTCTGCAGCTGGCTGCGGTACGCGAAGGACTTGTGGCACTGCGTGCACTGGTAGGTGGTGGGGCCCTGGTGGCTGGTCAAGTGGCGCTTCAGGTGCGCGTAGGTCGGGAACTCAAGGCCGCACTGGGTGCAGACGTGGCACTGGCCGTTCTCGTGCTTGTTCTCGTGGGTCCTGAGCTCGCTGGGGTAGGCGAACCCCCTGCCGCAGAAACGGCAGCTGTAGGGCTTGACGTCCGAGTGCTGCAGCATGTGCCTCTTCAGGTGGCTGGTCTGCGTGAAGGCCTTCTCGCACACGGTGCACTTGTGAGGCCGGGTCCCCTGGTGGGTGAGCAGGTGAGTCTGGAGGTGGCTCGGCTGCTTGAAGAGCTTTCCGCAGTGTAGACATTCGTGGGGCTTAATTCCATTGTGGCCCAGAATATGAGTGACCAGGTTGTACTTGGACGTGTAGGACTTTTCACACATGCGGCACTTCCAGCGTTTCAGGCCCTCCCCCACGTCTACGCAGTACGACTCGTCGATCTGTACGTTGATGTCCAGCCGGTCGATCTGCATTCGTCTGGCCAGGCCCTCTGGATCCGACCACAGCATGGCCTGGTTGTTGTCCTCGTACTCTCCCGGCAGGGCCATGTCAGGGGACTCGTAGGCCACCTCATTGGACTCATAATAACGGCTCTCCAGGGGACTGCCACTCTCGTTATTTGTCTTGAGGTTcagtgcctcctcctcctcctcctcctccaccaccagctcttcttccttcctctctttttctttgccagtgtttacttcctgtttctgctgTCCATCTGTTTGTGGCCTGGATGTATCTCGCTCACACGAGGGGCAGCTTCCGCAGGCCTGCTCCTCTTTCAGACAAGACTTTTGGGCGACCGGATCCTCCGACTTGCCGGCGGTTCGCCTGCTGTTCGTGTGAATGCAAGAAGGAGGGGTGTCGGACTCGAGCCGTTCACCTTTGACCTGAGCCTGTGGACTGGGCACTTTGTGCGGGAGACCCTCCGATTCCCCTTCGCTCCTGGGCCTCTTGGTTCTCCCGCGGGGTCCCGGCCGCCTTCTCTCGCTGCAGTGGGGTTGCGGCTCGGGCTCCCCGGCGGGCTCGGCCAGGTAGTCTCCGTTCGCCCCGATTAGCTGGTCGGCGTACTCGTACTCCGTCGCCTCCGTTGGAGGAGGCGGGCACTCTCTGGGCTCCCCTGTGTAGAAGCCATTAGGAGCTATGGTCGCCCCGAAGATTTCATTCTGGGAGATGAGTCCAAGAACGGCAGCCTGAGCCAAAGATAGCACCACCACAGGCTCCGTCTGTGTACCCACATCCATTTGGCCCTCAGTCATCTTGTACGTCCGCACCAAGCGGctactctcctcctccttgaagaaaacacacaaacaaaaaacaccagtttttaaaaaattggatcttgtgtctctgttttaaCAAACCCAGATGTATCTTCATATAACCCTGATACTGGTGTCCTTCCTATTAACTAATAACAAAAGGTTTGGTATTGACATTACCGCTAACTCAAATTTGAGGTTCCAGTGCTATGAAATTAGCTCAAAAGCAGATAAATGAAAGTAACCCAACAAGGAGAAGTTAATGTTTTTTCAGGATTACTCTGAAAGCTGCAttccttttatttctctgaaTCCAAAAGAACAGTCGATAAGGAAGAAGATAAGGCAGATCTGTGTTAGCAACCGGCTTCCTTCCTTGACAGGCTTtagaataataaagaaaaacacaacaagggGATGCAGGTCCAGCCAGGATGTTGACTTCCGCCGACTGTCCTCAGCACTTCCTTTGGGGTCCCGGGGCAGCCTGACTGACCAGAAAAGTCAGCTCATCACTGGTTTCTCTATCTGTCCCATTCATGAAGAGCAGAGCGCCTCAGCTCTTCGCTCCGACTTAACCGACTTCATAACGCCTGCCACACCGGCTTCCTTAACAAGATGATGTATGCCGCCAGGCAGACTCATATCCATAACAGACATTCGATTGAGCTTTGAGCTCATTCTGTATTCCAGCCTGATGCATAAGACTCACAAATGTAATCGCACAGTTCAGAAGTGATACAGACCCCACATGCACATGTTTACctccctcacctgtgaaagtgatacacaaaaaaaaactatgaggAATAAACTATGGTTCAACAAAACTGCCTTTCTGGTAAAGGGACAACCCTGAATTGCTGTGCTGCTGGTTTCAGGGTTATTTCTCAGCAAGCATCTGACTGGAAGGAAAATGTATAGAGAAGAGCTCTGACCCCTACTTTCCTGTCACACTTTTAGTCTCCACTCTGTGCCACACATAAGAGGCAGCAAGGGCTGCTTCCTCTCCTGACACAatactgaaagaaaagaaaagaatggaTGGAGAAAATGGAAGAGGAGATAGAGCAAgaataaaggtgtgtgtgtgtgtgtgtgtttttgtgagtgtgtaggGAGAGGGGAGTAGACCTGGATGCCCTGATAACCACGTCATTTATAATTACTGCTTTTAAAGTagtcagacagagacagactgtgtgtttgtgagaaagaaaaggaaagagactGGGTGTGTatttgaaagtgtgtgtgtgtgtgtgtgtgcaagtgagagaaaagagagggagggagggaggtatggagagaaggagaaagagctgTGGGCGGGGGAggagtggagggagggagggagacggagaCAGAAATGAGATGGAGGGGCtgaaagataaagaaagaggggaggggagggaggggaggaaaggggaAGGAGAGATTGAGTGAGCATgtgagaggagggaagagagaaaggaaaaggagagggagggtgtgtgtggggggggttgaagagagacagaaagacagagtgagtgagtgaaagaggggaaggagggagggagggagggagggggggagctggagagagaagaaaaaagcacAGCAAAATGAAAGGCtgacaaaatgaaagagagaaaaaagacaaatgacaaGGAGACAGAGAAGGTAAAGAGTCCGTACTTTCACACACAAAGTTGCATCTGAAAGACACCTAAAGGACAATCAATTAAGAGCACaagccaaaacaaaaaagtgcagcaaagatagaaacacaactcttatctttttctgaaaagacgccccccccccccccccccccccccccccccactgcagCACTCATATGAATGTGAAAAGTAAtcatgctcccccccccccccccccttcacacaAACAAGAGTGTAAACAGCTCACTAACAAACTGCAAACAAGTAACCACAATCACCTCCCCAATGGTTTCTTAGCAGCAAGACAATCGTTCTCCATCTTTCCGTTTACAAACTCACCACATTGTTCCTGGAGTGATGTTTGAGGTGTTTCAGGGATCTCATCCTTCAGGAGAAATGAGTGGAGTAAAAAAATCCACCTCCTATTTATATCTGTGGGAGAGTGGGGCGGTCCCACGGCTCATCCTCCTCCTACTGTTGCTGTTATCAGAACTGACTGtgcctgccccccccctccccgcctcCCTCTCCaccagcaccccccccccccccatacacacacacacacacacacacacacacacacacacacagcatcaccccatttctttctcttcctcccaccctctcctccttcccatctcacttctctttctctcctcttttctcttacaaacacacacacacacacaaaaacacacacacacacacacacatcttatcTCCCTTTCTCACTACATACAATTCAGCATGACCCttcaacacacatttctctttaaggcacagagagaaacaagctCTATCGTTTCTTGATCACACTTTATACtttgcatttcctttttttcttatgAGCGTGTGCTCAAATGcacaaacaattataaaaaatctcatccgtagtttttctctgtgtggcAGATATATGTGAATGTATTGTAAATttacgcacacaaacacatttacagataTAGTATATCTATAAATGTGCATTCATATATGTGTATatctatgtatatatatgtacgTATGCATATATAAGTGTATatgtatacatgtgtgtatgtatatgtgtatatatacatgtatacatgtgtatgtatgcatgcacacTCAGGCATATGTATACTTTcacaacatgcacaaacactcagagacactaGGGGTGGAGGTTCTTCTGTCACTAGCAAAACATCAGAATGATAATGTCTGACAAATGGTACAATTTTAACTTTCCAGAGACTGTGTAGTTTGCTGCTATTATTTCTTGATTCAAACTAATTAACTATTGAGACAGCCTGAAGTATACTGTCTGAGAAATTcacgagaagaaaaaaaaaatgagtgacaaaagaaaagagaaggagaaagaaaggagagaaaagcagttaggagagagagagggagagagacagacgtgGGGGAGAAAGAATAAGGAAGAAAGAAGTATAGGGAGGGGGAGTGAAGCtgagtggaggaagaggaggatgggaGGGGGcgcagggagggggggtgagagagacagaaagaaaaagggaaagaggaaagagagcgggggtggggggagggaaaaagagaatgcagcaaaaaaaaggaggaagaagggaAAGGAGAgacgggaggggaggggaggagggggaagcaGGCATAAGAAAGGATGtggcaaaagaaaaagaaagaatgaaagagagagaaaagaaagagggggagtggaggaggaggaggaggaggggggcacGGGGATGGGAAGAGAGATAGAAGGAGGTTTGAAAGAAAACGCAGTGAAAGAGAAGAGcgtggggggagggaggggggagggagggagggaggaggaggaggagggggggtggtaaaggaaagaaggagagagaagaaaaagagagaagaaataaaaagggGGGATGGTGgagtgtgaaaataaaaaaaaagaagagtccatcagcaagagaaaagagaaaaggaaaggggGGGCGTagaatgaaggagaggaggtggagggagatttgtggtggtggtggtggtggtggtggggtggggggggggtgagagcaAAGGGAatgaagagaggaaaggagatagagagacggagagagtgaagaaaaggaaaaacagcaaGGGAAGACATTAACTATTGAACTTCCAGATTTTCTTTTCAGGCTGTGTTGAGAAACAGTGCGGCAGAGTACCTGCGGGGCTAAGCACAGGTTGTGTGCTTAGGTAGTCGGCACTGAAGATTGGTCCTTGATAATTAGACAGGTAATCTAATATATCAGAGACTACCTCACctttaaactgtttgttttttttaaacatacaaatctAAAAGTACATCtgagacttgtgtgtgtgtgtgtgaagatgcaGGCGAGAGCGACTCACACTCAGTGGACACATGCCAATTGTGACTGTAGGGCTGAGGACTGTGCATAAACATTTCCTACTAAATAACAGGAAAGGGCAAACCTTGAAAACCTTGATCAATCATCAGCGGCTGGGAGTGCTGCGAGAATGAGAAAGATACAGAGAAaggggagcggggggggggttggaggaggaggagggagagatagGGAATGAGAGTGAGcgtgagggaggggaggggaggtgaggggaggggagggggggtagagaaagagaaagagattgAGTGAGGGTGTGAGTGAGGGGGAGAGATAGCAGGAAgtcgagggagagagagagagagagagagagagaatgggagagagaaaatagaagGAGAGCAAGGGAAGaaacaaagagataagaggctgaaagacaaagaaaccaCATGGAAGAAACAACAAGGGACACGtacataaaacaacacagaactAGCCTATGGGGAAAACGAAAAAGACACAGACAACAAAAGTTTTGGGGAAGAAATGCACTTGGCTCCTTTCCAGGGGCCTGAGtcttcgtaaaaaaaaaaaaaaaacagcaaaacctTTGCCCGCCTGTCCATTTGCTTTGGGTACATTTGTGCATAGGGCAATGGGAAAACTAATAGTGGAGAAAGCATACAGTGGATAATAAGCGTCA
This genomic interval from Labrus mixtus chromosome 4, fLabMix1.1, whole genome shotgun sequence contains the following:
- the znf710a gene encoding zinc finger protein 710a isoform X1, with the protein product MRSLKHLKHHSRNNVEEESSRLVRTYKMTEGQMDVGTQTEPVVVLSLAQAAVLGLISQNEIFGATIAPNGFYTGEPRECPPPPTEATEYEYADQLIGANGDYLAEPAGEPEPQPHCSERRRPGPRGRTKRPRSEGESEGLPHKVPSPQAQVKGERLESDTPPSCIHTNSRRTAGKSEDPVAQKSCLKEEQACGSCPSCERDTSRPQTDGQQKQEVNTGKEKERKEEELVVEEEEEEEALNLKTNNESGSPLESRYYESNEVAYESPDMALPGEYEDNNQAMLWSDPEGLARRMQIDRLDINVQIDESYCVDVGEGLKRWKCRMCEKSYTSKYNLVTHILGHNGIKPHECLHCGKLFKQPSHLQTHLLTHQGTRPHKCTVCEKAFTQTSHLKRHMLQHSDVKPYSCRFCGRGFAYPSELRTHENKHENGQCHVCTQCGLEFPTYAHLKRHLTSHQGPTTYQCTQCHKSFAYRSQLQNHLMKHQNVRPYVCPECGMEFVQIHHLRQHALTHKVLAARTLPLKGMKEFKCDVCAREFTLSANLKRHMLIHASVRPFQCHVCFKTFVQKQTLKTHMIVHLPVKPFKCKVCGKSFNRMYNLLGHMHLHAGSKPFKCPYCSSKFNLKGNLSRHMKVKHGIMDTSTEGQEPPPDPEGQEDFEEESFEFSERENRANNNNTPDIAKLSQMEYYSTYGKGSGRFNTA
- the znf710a gene encoding zinc finger protein 710a isoform X2; its protein translation is MRSLKHLKHHSRNNVEEESSRLVRTYKMTEGQMDVGTQTEPVVVLSLAQAAVLGLISQNEIFGATIAPNGFYTGEPRECPPPPTEATEYEYADQLIGANGDYLAEPAGEPEPQPHCSERRRPGPRGRTKRPRSEGESEGLPHKVPSPQAQVKGERLESDTPPSCIHTNSRRTAGKSEDPVAQKSCLKEEQACGSCPSCERDTSRPQTDGQQKQEVNTGKEKERKEEELVVEEEEEEEALNLKTNNESGSPLESRYYESNEVAYESPDMALPGEYEDNNQAMLWSDPEGLARRMQIDRLDINVQIDESYCVDVGEGLKRWKCRMCEKSYTSKYNLVTHILGHNGIKPHECLHCGKLFKQPSHLQTHLLTHQGTRPHKCTVCEKAFTQTSHLKRHMLQHSDVKPYSCRFCGRGFAYPSELRTHENKHENGQCHVCTQCGLEFPTYAHLKRHLTSHQGPTTYQCTQCHKSFAYRSQLQNHLMKHQNVRPYVCPECGMEFVQIHHLRQHALTHKGMKEFKCDVCAREFTLSANLKRHMLIHASVRPFQCHVCFKTFVQKQTLKTHMIVHLPVKPFKCKVCGKSFNRMYNLLGHMHLHAGSKPFKCPYCSSKFNLKGNLSRHMKVKHGIMDTSTEGQEPPPDPEGQEDFEEESFEFSERENRANNNNTPDIAKLSQMEYYSTYGKGSGRFNTA